The nucleotide sequence AGACGCGACCCACCGTATTGACAGCATCGAGGGCCTGCTCGCCCTGCTGGAGTGACTACCTTGCCGCTTTTCGGCGTTTGTACTCTCTGCTTGTGGCATCGACCCTTTCAAGGATCGAAGCGGGAACAGGCGGGGTCATCGGTGAAACGAGCCGGATGGCGACCCAGCCGGCTATAAAGCCCGGCAGCAGCTCGTAGAGCTCAAACAGACCCCCCTCAAGCTGTTTCCAGACGATGACCGTGAGAGCACCTGTCACCATCCCGGCGATTGCACCCCCTTTGGTGATGTCACGGCGGTAGAGGGAGAGAATGATCAGCGGTCCGAAGGCCGCACCGAAGCCGGCCCAGGCGTAGGCAACGAGGGAAAGGACGCTGGAGTTTTTGTCCGTCGAGAGGTACCAGGCGATCAGTGCGATTATTATGACCGTGGCCCGGCCGATCCAGACCAGCTCTCTGTTCGTCGCGTTTTTGCGCAGGACGGCGTGGTAGATGTCGCGTGTCAGGACCGACGAGGAGACCAGCAGCTGTGAATCGATCGTACTCATGATGGCGGCGAGGATGGCGGCGAGAAGGAAGCCGGCGATCCAGGGGTTGAAGAGCAGCTGCGAGAGGGTGATGAAGATCTTTTCGGGATCGGTGAGGTCTGTTCCCGACGAGACGACATAGGCGAGGCCGAAGAAACCGACGGCCAGCGAGCCGAGAATGGAGAGGCCCATCCACCCCATGCCGATCGCCTTGGCGTGGTGCATCTCGTCCTCGCTGCGGATCGACATGAAGCGTACGAGGATGTGGGGCTGCCCGAAATAGCCCAGCCCCCAGGCCATCAGGGAGAGGATCCCGATGACGCCGGTGCCGTGGACGATGTCGAGGTGGGACGGGTCGATCGACTCGATCAGCTCCAGGGCGGCGGAGAGGCCGCCCAGGTGGGTGATGACGACGGCGGGCGTGACGATGAGGGCGAGCATCATCAAGATCCCCTGGATGAAGTCGGTCCAGCTGACGGCGTTGTAGCCGCCGAGGAAGGTGTAGGAGACGATGATGAAACTGCCGACGGCGAGCGCGACGGCGTAGTCGAGGTGGAAGGTTGCTTCAAAGAGCTTTGCCCCGCCGACGAGGCCCGAGGAGGTGTAGAGGGTATAGAAGAGCAGGATCACGAGGGCCGTGATGACGCGCAGATGGCCCTTGGCATCGCCGAAACGGTTGGCGAAGTAGTCGGGAATCGTGATCGCATCGTCAAGGCGGTGGGTCATGATGCGCAGCGGCCGGGCGACGTAGTGCCAGTTCAGGTAGGCACCGATGAGCAGACCGACGGCGATCCAGCTGCCGGCGATCCCGTCGCTGTACATCATGCCCGGGAGCCCGAGCAGGAGCCAGCCGCTCATATCCGAGGCCCCCGCGCTCAGCGCCGTGACGCCGGGACCGAGACCCCGCCCGCCGAGAACATAGTCGCCGAGGTCCTCGGTTTTAAAGTAGAAATAGAGGCCGATGGCCACCATCACAAGCATGTAAAGGCCGAACGAGATCAGTACGGGTGTCTGCATTTATACCTCCTCATCCGGGTGCAGGCCGGCAATGCCGAGGTTGCCGTAGCGGTGATAGCTGTTGGAGATGCTCTGTTCGATGAAGTAGTGCATCAGTTCGATCCGTCCGTGGGCGACGAAGGGCTCCCTGGCGATGTAGACGGCCCGGTCGGTCACGGCGTTGAAGAGGGCCGGGGAGACGTTCTCGGGGCGGAGGAAGCGGACCCGTTCGTAATGGGGGATCCGGTCGATCAATACCGCCTCGCTGTCGCGGGTGATGGTGTCGTGCTCCCCGAGCAGGCTCGCCTGCTTCGATTCGAGCCAGAGGAACTCCGCCTGCTTAGAGTGTTCGGGCAGGGAGATGTGCAGCCGTGCACCGACCATCCTGACGGCCATGATCGTGGCAAGCGACTCCTCGAGGCTGTCCCCCTCTTCGAGGCGCAGCAGGACGCTCGCGACCGGCAGGTAGCGGATGACATTGGACTCGCCGCGGATATGGGCGTAGTCATGGGGTTTCATAAACTCGGTCTCATACCAGTGTGCGAAGTGGCAGAGGTGGCGCAGGCCCCTTTCGCACTCGTCGTGAAAGACCGTGTCGCGCTGGAGCATCACCCGCATCCGGTCGGTGAAGGGGGTGGAACAGGACTCGTAGAGGTTGGTCTCACGGTAGGTGATCTGCATGAACTGGCTGACGTAGTTGAAGCCGCCCGCTTTCCTGCCACTGCCGATGGCTGATTTGCGCATGCCGCCGAAGGGCTGGCGCAGCACTATGGCCCCCGTCGTGCCGCGGTTGATATAGAGGTTCCCCGCGAGCAGCGCCGTTTTCCACTGCTCCTGTTCGCGGCGGTCGAGGGACTCCAGTCCGGAGGTGAGGCCGTAGCCGGTGGCGTTGACGATCGCGATGGCCTCTTCGAGGTCTTCGGCGCGCATGACGCTGAGCACCGGGCCGAAAAGCTCGTTCATATGGCAAAAATCCCCCGGCGCGGTCCCCCAGCGGATGGAAGGCTTCAGCATATAGGGGTTGCCTTGGTCGGCGTAGTCCGGTGCAAGCAGCCACTCCTCGCCCTCGTCCAGGGTCTCGATGGCATGTTCAAGTTTGCCCGCCGGACGGTCGACAAGGGTGCCGACGCGGTTGCTGAAATCCCAGACGGAGCCGGTCTGCATTGACTCCGCCGCCTCTTTGAGCTGCCGTTTGTACTCCGCGTCGTCGTAGAGCTCTTTTTCCAGCACGAGCAGCGAGGTCGCCGAGCACTTCTGCCCGGAGTTGTGAAAGGCCGAGGCCATGACGTGGCCGATCGCCTGGTCCCTGTCCGCCATCGCCGTGACGATGGTAGCGTCCTTGCCCCCCGTTTCCGCACTCAGGTGGATGCCGGGACGGGCCTTGATGATGCGGTATGCCGTCTCTTCGCCGCCGGTGAAGATGGTAAAGTCGATCGCCTCGCTGGGGATCATATGTTTCCCGACCTCCGAACCGCGTCCCGGGATGAACTGCAGGGTGTTCATACTGACCCCCGCCTCCCAGAAGCATTGGCAGAGGCGGTAGGCGGTGAGGATGGAGGCTTCGGCGGGTTTCAGGATCACCGTGTTGCCCGCCGCGAGGGCTGCGGCGATCCCCCCGGTCGGGATGGCGACGGGAAAGTTCCAGGGGCTGATAACGAGACCGACCCCTTTGCCCCTGGCCTCGACACCCGTCAGTCCGTCCAGCTTGGTGACGCTGTAGGGGTAGAAGTTGACGAAATCGATCGCTTCGCTCACTTCGACGTCGGTCTCGGTAAAGACTTTACCGACTTCGGCGGCTGCTACGCCGATGAGGTCGCCCCGGGCGAGCCGGATCTTGTGGGCGACCTCCATCATGATCTTCTGGCGCGCGTGCGGTGTCAGTGCCCGCCAGCCGTCGGGGTCGGCCTTGGCCGTAGCGATGGCACTTTTCATATCTTCCGGGGTCGCTTCGACATAGGCGCCCGCACGTTTGCCTTCATAGTACTGGGACTTGTCTATGACCGTGACCGTTTCGTCGCGCTGCACGACCTTTCCGCCGACGACGGGGTAGGCGCTGAAGCCGCCGCGCTCGCCGATATGCTGCCACTTGTCGCGGATCGCCTCCGCCCAGGCGCGGTTGGCGGGAAGGATAAAGTCCGTATCGGGTTCGTTCTCGAAATGGTAGACGGCGGGATCGATGTCGCTTTTTTCGATCGGACGGGTGCGGTCCTGGGTGCGGTTGGGGGCTTCGGAGAGCGAGGGGATGAGGGCGACGGCATCGTCGAAGGTCTTGACGAGCAGCTCCCACTCCGGGGTATCCACCCGCAGGCCGAAACTGTGGCGCAGGAAGTTCTGTTCGGCGGTATTCTCATCGAAGCGCCGCACCAGGTAGGCGATGGCGTTTGTAAAGGTCTCTTTGGTCGCCGTCGGGGCGTAGAGGATGACACTGCGCCCCTCGGCTTTGAGAAGTCGGTAGGCCGCTTCGCTCATCCCCTCGAGCATCTCGGCAGTGACGTATGGCTCCACACCGCGCGCTTTGGCGAGCAGCATGGCCAGTGCATGGTCGAAGAGGTTGTGCGAGGCAACGCCGGTGTGCACGTAGGGGGCGACGGCGGGGTCGAGCAGGTAATCCATCGCCTTTTTGTAGTTGGCGTCCGATTCCGCCTTGTGCGCATAGGTGACGTTGGGCCAGCCGCGCAAGGAGGCCTCGGTCAGTTCCATCTCCTGGTTGGCCCCCTTGACGATGCGGATCTTGATCGGCGCGCCTCCGGCATCGACGCGGACTTTGGCCCAGTCGGCCAGTTCCCGGATGTAGGTGAGGGCGTCGGGGAGGTAGGCCTGGACGACGATGCCGGCGTGCAGCTGCGCGAACTCCTCCCGGGAGAGGACCTTTTTGAAGGCGTCGATGGTGATACGGACGTCGCGGTACTCCTCCATATCGAGGTTGACGAACTTGGGCTGTGCCTTTCCCTCACTGTCGCGGCAGGGGTTGGCGACGGCCGCCCGGTAGACCCGCTCCAGCCGGGAGGAGACATGCGCGACGTTGTTGTCGTGGGCCAGGGGAAGGATCTGCGAGAACATGTTGGAGATCTTGAGCGAGAGGTAGTCGATATCGGGGTTCTCGAGCAGCGCGATATATTTTTCGACCCGGCGTTCCGCCTCGGCCTCGCTGTGGACGACCTCGCCGATGACGTTGATGTTGACCCGGGTCCCCTCTGCGCGGCGCGCTTTCATGTGCTTGGAAAGGACAGGATCTTCGCCCTGGATGACAATGCTGCTGATGTCGTTGCGCAGGTAGTTGATGAACATGGGGACCGAGAGGGAGCTGACGTAGATGCCGACGTCGCGGAAGAGCCAGATAAGGATCTGCTCGAAGTGGCTGAAGAAATCCGTACTTTTGTATTTTTCGAAGATGTATTCGAGCTGGTCGGCGACCCGGTCGGGGTCTTTGGAACGGAAGCTCTGGTCGAGCAGCTCGATGAGAAAGATCTTGTTGATGGGGTTTTTCAGCATGCGCTGCATCATCGTATGCAGTCTCTGCTCCTCCTTCCCGATATGGTGCGAGATCTCCTCCTGCCAACGGCGTGCAACGGTTTTGGTCTCTTCGAACAGTTCGGGAGGTATGGGCATAGGAAGCTCCTTCATGCTGGTGTGGATTGGTCCCGCATGGATGAAAGGGCGGGGGGCAAAACAGTACCCTGGCACTGTGTGGGTACGCTCTGGCGGCTGACAGGCCCTACGATAACATATTAGGTTTAGTGCAAGCTAAAATTTTCCGGAAGCCGGAGTTGGAATGGGGTTGAGAATAGCGAAAACGTGTTTGAATTTTCTGCGGGTTTGTTCTGGAAATAATGTAAAGGAAATGTTGTTTCGTGGTGGCCTGTCGCGGAATCGAACCACGGACACAGGGATTTTCAATCCCTTGCTCTACCGACTGAGCTAACAGGCCATTCGTTAAGGAGGCCGAAATTATAGCAATGGCATATTGAAGCCTAGCTTAAATTGGCGACGGCTTCTTTAAAAGTGTTTCCGCGTACGGCGTAGGAGGGAAACTGGTCCAGGCTGGCGCAGGCCGGGGAGAGCAGGGCAACACTTTCCAGGGTATGCACATCGGCGATCCGTTTGACGGCTTCGGTCAGGACCCCGCAGCTCTCAAAGGGGATGCCGAAACGTTCGGAGAGGGCATCAAGCTTCGCCTGGTTGCTGCCGATGGTGTAGAGGGTGACGTCGACGTCGGCGAGGGCTTCGAAGAGCGGCATCATGTCGACCCCCTTGTCATCCCCGCCGACGATGAGGTGGATGGGGCGGTCGGCGTAGCGGCGGACGGCGGCCAGGGCCGCATCGATGTTGGTGGCCTTGGTGTCGTTGACCCAGAGGCGCTTCTGTGCATCGCTGAACTCCTCCTGGCGGTGCGGGTCGAGGACGAAGGCGTTCATCTTCTCATAATCGATGCGGTCGAAGAGGAGCCGGTCGACAGCCATGGCCAGAAGGGCGTCGAGGAGGAAGGGGCCTTTGAAGCGGATACGTTCCGTGTCGAAACCGAAAAAGGCGGCGAGATCCTGGGCATCGTCGTAGGGGATGACGAAGGCGTCCGTCGGCATATCGGCATAGGCGCGCGGCAGCAGGACGGTCTCGCCCTCGCGCATCTGTGCCAGGGGTTTCAGTTTGTCGTCGATGTAGGCCTGTTCGCTGCCGTGCCAGCTCACGTGGTCCGGGGTGATCGGCAGCACGACGTAGAGGTCCGGTTTCGCCTCATGGGTATAGTGCAGGGTAAACGAGCTCGTCTCCAGGACCCAAAGCGGTGCCTTGGTATTCAGCGCGGCCAGCGGGGTGCCGATGTTGCCGCCGGAAAGCGCTCCCTTGTCGGCGAGCAGGTGGGTGAGCATCTGCGTGGTGGTCGTTTTGCCGTTGGTGCCGGTGATCCAGACGGTAAAAGGTTTCGCTTCCGGCGTAAAAGGGGGACGCGACAGCGGCGAGAGGAAGAGGTCGTACTCGCTGACGAGATGGGCCGCTTTTTGGATCAGCGGATGCTCGGGCGGGATCCCGGGTGATGGGATCTCAAGGTCGGAGTAGCGCGGGTCGAACTCCGCCGTGGGACGCACCCGGTTGCCGTCGTCGTCGGTAAAAGGTTTGTGGACGTTGTCGTCATAGAAGGTAAAGGGACCGAAGGCCTTGGCAATGGCGCGGGTCGTGATGCCGTAGCCGAAAAGGGAGGTGCGTTTGTGCTGCATCGGGGGGCCTTAACGGATTTTCAGCGTGATCAGTGCGGCCAGGTTCGAGAGCATGGCGATGATCCAGAAGCGGACGATGATCTTGTTCTCCGCCCAGTTCTTCATCTCGAAGTGGTGGTGGATGGGGGCCATCAGGAAGACCCGCTTTTTGCGCAGTTTGAAGCTGCCGACCTGGATGATGACGGAGACCGTCTCGATGACGAAGATGAGCCCGATGAGCAGGAGCAGGAACTCGCTTTTGGCAACAATGCCGAGGTAGCCGATGAAGGCGCCGATGGCTAAAGAACCGCTGTCACCCATGAAGACTTCGGCGGGGTGGGAGTTGAACCACAAAAAGCCGATCAGCGCACCGATCAGTGCCGCAGCGACGACGGAGGCTTCCCCGGCAGGGAAGTTCGGCATCAGCAGGTAGGCGGAGAGGCCCGCGTGCCCGATGACATAGACGAAAACGCCCAGGGTCATCAGGGCAAAGACGGAGGGGACCGTCGCCAGGCCGTCGAGGCCGTCCGTGAGGTTGACGGCGTTGGAGGACGCGACCATGACGAGGACCCAGAAGAGCAGGGCGAAGAGGTGCATGTCAAAGAGCGGATGCTTGTAAAAGGGGACGTAGAGTTCCGTATCGAGCCCCGCCGCGAAACGCAGGAAAAGGGCCCCGGCAAGGGCGGCGCCGATCTGGAACATCAGTTTGGCGCGCGCCGTAAGGCCGGCGAGGTTGTGCTGCTTGTCGATCTTGGCGTAGTCGTCCTTGAATCCGATCAGCATAAAGAGTGCGAGCACGAGCATCCCGCCCAGGGCGAAAAAGTTGTCGTACCGTACGGTGATGGCCGACGCAATCAGGGTCGATACGATGAAGACGACGCCCCCCATCGTCGGGGTCTTTGCCTTTTCGCGGTGGCGGTCGGGCGCGTAGTCGTTTATGGGCTGGACGCTGGAGGTCTTCTGGGCCCAGCGGATGAACACGGGCATCAGGAAAAGGGTCATGCAGAGCGCCAGGAAAAAGGCGACGCCGGCACGGACGGTAATGTATTGCAGCAGGTTGATATCCAGAAGTTCGTAAAACCAGTAAAGCATTATCTGTCCATAAAGAGTTTTCACTAGGTTGTAGTGATAAAGTGAGTAAAAAGTGCTATTTTAATATAATTGCCGTCATTATATGTTTAAGGGCATCTTAGCAATCCCGACAGGTTGCACGATAGCCTTCAAAGGATTTTTTATGGGACAAAAGACAGTACTCGTGATCACGGACGGTGTCGGCTACAGCCAACGGACGGAAGCGAACGCTTTTTACCATGCCAAAAAGCCGACCTATGAGAAACTGTTCGCGGAGGTTCCCCACGCACTGATCGATACCTTCGGCCTGAGCGTCGGCCTGCCCGAGGGGCAGATGGGGAACTCCGAAGTAGGTCATATGACCATCGGGAGCGGCCGGGTGCTCTACCAGGACCTCGTCAAGATCTCCCTCGCCGTGGCCGAAGGGACGCTGGCAGGCAACCCGGCATTGACGGCGCTGCTGGAGCGTTCCGACACGCTGCACCTCGTCGGCCTCTTCAGTGACGGCGGGGTCCATTCGCACCTTGATCATACGATCGCGCTGGCAAAGATCGGCGAAGCGGCGGGCAAGAAGGTGTGGCTCCACCTCATTACCGACGGTCGCGACGTCTCGCCGACGTCCGCACCCCACTACCTGGAGAAGCTGCAGGAGGCCCTGAGCCCGAACGTCCGGATCGCGACCATCGGCGGCCGCTTCTATACGATGGACCGGGACAACCGCTGGGAACGCGTCCAGAGCGGCTACGACGCGATCGTGACCGCGCAGCCTGCCAGTGACCTCTCACCTTCAGCCTATGTCGAAGCCTCCTACGCGAGGAAAGAGACGGACGAGTTTATCGTCCCGGCAGCCTTCAACGGTTACGGGGGGATGAAAGCGGGCGACGCCGTGCTCGTCACCAATTTCCGCAGCGACCGCGTCCGCGAGATCACGACGGCGCTGGCCTCGCCGGAATTCGCCGAGTTCGACCGCCCTTTCGCCGTGGCAAACATCGCGACGATGACGGAGTATGACAAAAGCTTCAGCTACCCGGTCCTCTTCCGGAAAGAGACGCCGAAAAACACCCTGGCGGAAGTGATCAGCAGCCGGGGACTTCGCCAGCTCCATACGGCGGAGACGGAGAAGTACGCCCACGTCACCTTCTTCCTCAACGGCGGCATCGACGAGCCCTATACGAATGAAGCGCGGGTGCTCGTGCCGAGCCCGAAGGTCAAGACCTACGACCTGCAGCCGGAGATGAGCGCTCCCGCGGTCGGTGACGCTGTTTTGAGCGCGATGGACGAAGGGTACGACTTCATTGTCGTCAACTTCGCCAACGGCGACATGGTCGGCCATACGGGTGTTTACGACGCCGCGATCAAGGCCGTCGAAGCCGTCGACCGTGAACTCGGCCGCATCGTGGAGAAGGCGAAAGTGAAGGATTACGCGATGGTCCTCACCTCCGACCACGGCAACTGCGAGGAGATGTGGGACGAGCAGGGCAATGTGCTCACCAACCACACCGTCGGCAAGGTCTGGGCCTTCGTCATGGCCGAAGGGGTTGAAAAAGTCCACCCCGGCGGTCTCAACAACATCGCCCCGACGGTCCTCGAACTGATGGGCGTGGACAAACCGGCCGAGATGGACGACAGCCTCTTATAGTTTGGGTACGGCATCCGAGCAAAAGCCAGGATGCCTACGCTAACGCTGTGTTCTCCTTGGCGGAGAGCCCATACCCCAAGGGTATTTCCTGCGGGGCACGCGCAGTAAACCGCGCTTATGCATTACGGCAGAGTTCCCGTAGATGTAAGTAAATTATTCAAAAGGAGTGAGATGAAATTCAGTGGTAAAAACGTATTGGTAACGGGATCAAGCCGGGGGATCGGCGCGGAGATCGCGAAAGTACTGGCCGGGTACGGCCTGAAGGTCTGGGTCAACTACCGCAGCGGCGCTGAGGC is from Sulfurimonas sp. HSL-1656 and encodes:
- the putP gene encoding sodium/proline symporter PutP, with the protein product MQTPVLISFGLYMLVMVAIGLYFYFKTEDLGDYVLGGRGLGPGVTALSAGASDMSGWLLLGLPGMMYSDGIAGSWIAVGLLIGAYLNWHYVARPLRIMTHRLDDAITIPDYFANRFGDAKGHLRVITALVILLFYTLYTSSGLVGGAKLFEATFHLDYAVALAVGSFIIVSYTFLGGYNAVSWTDFIQGILMMLALIVTPAVVITHLGGLSAALELIESIDPSHLDIVHGTGVIGILSLMAWGLGYFGQPHILVRFMSIRSEDEMHHAKAIGMGWMGLSILGSLAVGFFGLAYVVSSGTDLTDPEKIFITLSQLLFNPWIAGFLLAAILAAIMSTIDSQLLVSSSVLTRDIYHAVLRKNATNRELVWIGRATVIIIALIAWYLSTDKNSSVLSLVAYAWAGFGAAFGPLIILSLYRRDITKGGAIAGMVTGALTVIVWKQLEGGLFELYELLPGFIAGWVAIRLVSPMTPPVPASILERVDATSREYKRRKAAR
- a CDS encoding bifunctional proline dehydrogenase/L-glutamate gamma-semialdehyde dehydrogenase, with protein sequence MPIPPELFEETKTVARRWQEEISHHIGKEEQRLHTMMQRMLKNPINKIFLIELLDQSFRSKDPDRVADQLEYIFEKYKSTDFFSHFEQILIWLFRDVGIYVSSLSVPMFINYLRNDISSIVIQGEDPVLSKHMKARRAEGTRVNINVIGEVVHSEAEAERRVEKYIALLENPDIDYLSLKISNMFSQILPLAHDNNVAHVSSRLERVYRAAVANPCRDSEGKAQPKFVNLDMEEYRDVRITIDAFKKVLSREEFAQLHAGIVVQAYLPDALTYIRELADWAKVRVDAGGAPIKIRIVKGANQEMELTEASLRGWPNVTYAHKAESDANYKKAMDYLLDPAVAPYVHTGVASHNLFDHALAMLLAKARGVEPYVTAEMLEGMSEAAYRLLKAEGRSVILYAPTATKETFTNAIAYLVRRFDENTAEQNFLRHSFGLRVDTPEWELLVKTFDDAVALIPSLSEAPNRTQDRTRPIEKSDIDPAVYHFENEPDTDFILPANRAWAEAIRDKWQHIGERGGFSAYPVVGGKVVQRDETVTVIDKSQYYEGKRAGAYVEATPEDMKSAIATAKADPDGWRALTPHARQKIMMEVAHKIRLARGDLIGVAAAEVGKVFTETDVEVSEAIDFVNFYPYSVTKLDGLTGVEARGKGVGLVISPWNFPVAIPTGGIAAALAAGNTVILKPAEASILTAYRLCQCFWEAGVSMNTLQFIPGRGSEVGKHMIPSEAIDFTIFTGGEETAYRIIKARPGIHLSAETGGKDATIVTAMADRDQAIGHVMASAFHNSGQKCSATSLLVLEKELYDDAEYKRQLKEAAESMQTGSVWDFSNRVGTLVDRPAGKLEHAIETLDEGEEWLLAPDYADQGNPYMLKPSIRWGTAPGDFCHMNELFGPVLSVMRAEDLEEAIAIVNATGYGLTSGLESLDRREQEQWKTALLAGNLYINRGTTGAIVLRQPFGGMRKSAIGSGRKAGGFNYVSQFMQITYRETNLYESCSTPFTDRMRVMLQRDTVFHDECERGLRHLCHFAHWYETEFMKPHDYAHIRGESNVIRYLPVASVLLRLEEGDSLEESLATIMAVRMVGARLHISLPEHSKQAEFLWLESKQASLLGEHDTITRDSEAVLIDRIPHYERVRFLRPENVSPALFNAVTDRAVYIAREPFVAHGRIELMHYFIEQSISNSYHRYGNLGIAGLHPDEEV
- the murD gene encoding UDP-N-acetylmuramoyl-L-alanine--D-glutamate ligase; translated protein: MQHKRTSLFGYGITTRAIAKAFGPFTFYDDNVHKPFTDDDGNRVRPTAEFDPRYSDLEIPSPGIPPEHPLIQKAAHLVSEYDLFLSPLSRPPFTPEAKPFTVWITGTNGKTTTTQMLTHLLADKGALSGGNIGTPLAALNTKAPLWVLETSSFTLHYTHEAKPDLYVVLPITPDHVSWHGSEQAYIDDKLKPLAQMREGETVLLPRAYADMPTDAFVIPYDDAQDLAAFFGFDTERIRFKGPFLLDALLAMAVDRLLFDRIDYEKMNAFVLDPHRQEEFSDAQKRLWVNDTKATNIDAALAAVRRYADRPIHLIVGGDDKGVDMMPLFEALADVDVTLYTIGSNQAKLDALSERFGIPFESCGVLTEAVKRIADVHTLESVALLSPACASLDQFPSYAVRGNTFKEAVANLS
- the mraY gene encoding phospho-N-acetylmuramoyl-pentapeptide-transferase: MLYWFYELLDINLLQYITVRAGVAFFLALCMTLFLMPVFIRWAQKTSSVQPINDYAPDRHREKAKTPTMGGVVFIVSTLIASAITVRYDNFFALGGMLVLALFMLIGFKDDYAKIDKQHNLAGLTARAKLMFQIGAALAGALFLRFAAGLDTELYVPFYKHPLFDMHLFALLFWVLVMVASSNAVNLTDGLDGLATVPSVFALMTLGVFVYVIGHAGLSAYLLMPNFPAGEASVVAAALIGALIGFLWFNSHPAEVFMGDSGSLAIGAFIGYLGIVAKSEFLLLLIGLIFVIETVSVIIQVGSFKLRKKRVFLMAPIHHHFEMKNWAENKIIVRFWIIAMLSNLAALITLKIR
- the gpmI gene encoding 2,3-bisphosphoglycerate-independent phosphoglycerate mutase, with amino-acid sequence MGQKTVLVITDGVGYSQRTEANAFYHAKKPTYEKLFAEVPHALIDTFGLSVGLPEGQMGNSEVGHMTIGSGRVLYQDLVKISLAVAEGTLAGNPALTALLERSDTLHLVGLFSDGGVHSHLDHTIALAKIGEAAGKKVWLHLITDGRDVSPTSAPHYLEKLQEALSPNVRIATIGGRFYTMDRDNRWERVQSGYDAIVTAQPASDLSPSAYVEASYARKETDEFIVPAAFNGYGGMKAGDAVLVTNFRSDRVREITTALASPEFAEFDRPFAVANIATMTEYDKSFSYPVLFRKETPKNTLAEVISSRGLRQLHTAETEKYAHVTFFLNGGIDEPYTNEARVLVPSPKVKTYDLQPEMSAPAVGDAVLSAMDEGYDFIVVNFANGDMVGHTGVYDAAIKAVEAVDRELGRIVEKAKVKDYAMVLTSDHGNCEEMWDEQGNVLTNHTVGKVWAFVMAEGVEKVHPGGLNNIAPTVLELMGVDKPAEMDDSLL